In Camelina sativa cultivar DH55 chromosome 16, Cs, whole genome shotgun sequence, a single window of DNA contains:
- the LOC104752274 gene encoding UDP-glycosyltransferase 76D1-like, with protein sequence MEEIRQRRLLMVPAPFEGHLPSMMNLASYLFSQGISVTVVQTQFNFKDLSASFPDLNFFTIKEGMSESAICEPILKEFLTIHDDVEFIIYDEFVYFPRGVAEDLHLPNMVFSPSSAATSISRCVLMDNQAKGLLPPQEALSQLEEMVPEFHPFRFKDLPVTAYGSMERLMILYENVSNRSLSSGIIHNSSNCLESSFISTAQENWRVPVYPVGPLHMTTNPATSCPSLFDEERNCLEWLEKQETNSVIYISMGSLAMTQEIEALEMAMGFVESNQPFLWVIRPGSIIG encoded by the exons ATGGAAGAGATTCGCCAGAGAAGACTGTTGATGGTCCCAGCACCGTTCGAAGGCCATTTACCTTCGATGATGAACTTAGCCTCCTACCTTTTTTCCCAAGGCATTTCAGTCACAGTTGTTCAAACCCAATTCAACTTCAAAGATCTCTCTGCTAGCTTCCCTGATCTCAACTTCTTCACCATAAAAGAAGGCATGTCAGAATCCGCTATATGTGAACCCATTTTGAAAGAGTTTCTAACTATCCATGATGATGTTGAGTTTATCATATATGATGAATTTGTCTACTTCCCTCGAGGTGTTGCAGAAGATCTTCATCTTCCCAATATGGTCTTTAGTCCTTCTTCGGCCGCTACTTCGATCAGCCGGTGCGTGCTTATGGATAACCAAGCAAAAGGGTTACTTCCTCCACAAG AAGCATTATCTCAGCTTGAAGAAATGGTGCCAGAATTTCATCCCTTTAGGTTTAAAGATCTGCCTGTAACAGCTTATGGATCTATGGAGAGATTAATGATACTTTACGAGAATGTAAGCAATAGATCTCTATCTTCTGGCATAATACACAATTCTTCAAATTGCTTAGAGAGCTCATTCATATCAACTGCACAAGAGAACTGGAGAGTTCCCGTGTACCCGGTTGGTCCACTCCATATGACGACCAATCCCGCTACGTCATGTCCGAGTTtatttgatgaagaaagaaactgTCTCGAATGGCTTGAGAAGCAAGAAACAAACTCCGTGATATACATAAGCATGGGCAGCTTGGCGATGACACAAGAGATAGAGGCTTTGGAGATGGCCATGGGATTTGTTGAGAGTAATCAACCTTTCTTGTGGGTGATCCGACCAGGCTCGATAATCGGATAA